In Numida meleagris isolate 19003 breed g44 Domestic line chromosome 3, NumMel1.0, whole genome shotgun sequence, the following are encoded in one genomic region:
- the GCFC2 gene encoding GC-rich sequence DNA-binding factor 2 isoform X3, protein MKAKVKIAQLEPGTGNTKGAQETKEESYSSLSEDYNSADSENESNLSQRRKDLSPGCIPSAGCIAAAWRKRHLARTQADYLPLDVSNDRQLSRRRESSDLESEDESDMNNLRFVPKMRSLRHRMAEHMVPASDESSDDEAETKWEEQQIKKAVKLSQETYRDASLCKSQAAKPTFDPCVSLPPVSLETVKKRLTERIASLQDVHRAHQREYGKYVEDIESSKITVQELEKSSEAAMNYKFYRAMKTYVENLVNCFNEKLKYINELEFAVHALLQQRATSVMKRRQDELKMESAYMQHLATGNDKPTDDGLESDEKMKLLKTCEHRRTCRRQLRERSQKAAHHEGMSSDDELAVTELTEFQKSKDNILEESRKIFEDVHADFCDIRKILLKFQEWKEKFPDSYCDAYISFCLPKLLNPLVRVELMNWSPLEQNSADLEEMPWFKAVEEFSGARKSPESKRDDDPDGEVLPRVIEKTILPKITVFVKNVWDPLSTAQTENLVRLCNNVFEKQVLSKSECSRAKQDLINMVVLRMKRSVEEDVFIPLYPKSAVEDKSSPRSKFRDRRFWSAVKLLSNVLLWDGIVQEDTLRDLGLSKLLNRYLLLNLLNTPAGPDNVEKCKEVVACFPERWFQNLGSGSTLPELLNFCQHLLQCARTLHRNNHSDETEEVILLLVKVKALRIAEEFIEEYKLEHLKSVIRK, encoded by the exons ATGAAAGCAAAAGTAA AAATAGCTCAGTTGGAGCCTGGGACTGGCAACACTAAAGGCGCTCAAGAGACGAAGGAAGAAAGTTATTCTTCACTAAGTGAAGACTACAACAGTGCAGACTCTGAAAATGAATCCAACCTGTCACAGAGGAGGAAGGATCTGTCACCAG GTTGTATCCCCAGTGCAGGCTGTATTGCAGCTGCTTGGAGGAAACGTCACCTAGCCAGGACCCAAGCTGATTATCTTCCCCTGGATGTTTCAAATGATCGTCAGCTTTCTCGGAGAAGAGAGAGCAGTGATTTAGAGAGTGAGGATGAGTCTGATATGAATAATCTCCGTTTTGTTCCTAAAATGAGAAGTCTTAGGCATAGGATGGCTGAACACATGG TGCCTGCGAGTGATGAATCAAGTGATGACgaagcagaaacaaagtgggaagaacagcaaataaagaaaGCTGTCAAACTCTCTCAG GAAACTTACAGGGATGCTTCCCTGTGTAAATCTCAAGCAGCTAAACCCACGTTTGATCCTTGTGTTTCCTTACCACCTGTGAGCTTGGAAACTGTAAAAAAGCGACTGACTGAAAG gatAGCGTCATTGCAGGATGTGCACCGTGCCCACCAGAGGGAGTATGGAAAATATGTGGAGGACATTGAAAGTTCAAAGATAACTGTCCAGGAATTGGAGAAGTCTTCAGAGGCTGCTATGAATTATAAGTTCTACAGAGCCATGAAAACATACGTAGAGAACTTGGTAAACTGTTTCAATGAAAAG ctgaaatacatAAATGAGCTGGAATTTGCTGTGCATGCTCTTCTTCAGCAACGAGCCACGTCAGTAATGAAACGAAGGCAAGATGAGCTCAAAATGGAATCTGCTTATATGCAGCATCTGGCAA CTGGGAATGACAAACCAACTGATGATGGATTGGAAAGTGATGAAAAGATGAAACTTCTGAAAACCTGTGAGCATCGAAG GACTTGCAGACGCCAGCTGAGAGAGCGCTCCCAGAAAGCTGCTCACCACGAAGGCATGTCGAGTGACGACGAGCTGGCTGTGACAGAGCTGACTGAGTTCCAGAAGAGCAAAG ATAACATTTTAGAAGAGAGTAGGAAAATCTTTGAAGATGtccatgcagatttttgtgaCATCAGAAAAATCCTGTTGAAATTCCAGGAGTGGAAAGAGAAGTTTCCTGACTCTTACTGTGATGCCTACATCAGTTTTTGCCTGCCTAAGCTTTTAAATCCATTGGTCAGAGTTGAGTTAATGAATTGGAGTCCTCTTGAG CAGAATTCTGCAGACTTGGAAGAGATGCCCTGGTTCAAGGCTGTGGAAGAATTCAGCGGTGCCAGAAAGTCACCTGAATCAAAAAGAGATGATGATCCTGATGGGGAAGTTTTGCCTAGAGTGATTGAAAAAACTATTCTGCCAAAAATTACAG tatttgtaaaGAACGTGTGGGATCCTTTATCGACTGCACAGACTGAGAACCTTGTACGGCTTTGCAATAATGTATttgagaaacaagtcctgtCCAAAAGTGAATGCAGTCGAGCAAAACAG gatttGATTAACATGGTTGTCCTAAGGATGAAGAGGTCTGTGGAGGAAGATGTCTTTATCCCTCTGTATCCTAAAAG CGCTGTGGAAGACAAATCATCGCCACGTTCAAAATTCCGAGACAGGCGGTTTTGGTCAGCTGTTAAG CTGTTGTCCAATGTTCTCCTTTGGGATGGGATTGTACAAGAAGATACGCTCCGTGATCTGGGACTGAGCAAGCTGCTGAATCGTTACCTTCTTCTGAACCTCCTGAACACACCAGCAGGGCCGGATAATGTGGAGAAGTGTAAAGAG GTGGTTGCATGCTTCCCAGAAAGGTGGTTCCAGAATCTTGGAAGTGGGTCAACTCTCCCTGAGTTACTGAACTTCTGCCAGCATTTGCTGCAGTGCGCACGTACGCTTCACAGGAATAACCACAG TGATGAAACGGAAGAGGTTATTCTCCTGTTGGTAAAAGTCAAGGCCCTGCGTATTGCTGAAGAGTTCATTGAAGAGTACAAACTGGAACATCTTAAATCCGTGATCAGGAAGTAG
- the GCFC2 gene encoding GC-rich sequence DNA-binding factor 2 isoform X1 gives MFRRPPRNFRGRQRAASSGGSSSDEEQGRVSAPLPGPDPGREAESEESEGNRGAASSSAGAGAAAERPLPSEEPALGSRALLSFGSEEEERDGDEELFKIKKPSFNEVTFRIQRKKSPLSAEREADESKKIAQLEPGTGNTKGAQETKEESYSSLSEDYNSADSENESNLSQRRKDLSPGCIPSAGCIAAAWRKRHLARTQADYLPLDVSNDRQLSRRRESSDLESEDESDMNNLRFVPKMRSLRHRMAEHMVPASDESSDDEAETKWEEQQIKKAVKLSQETYRDASLCKSQAAKPTFDPCVSLPPVSLETVKKRLTERIASLQDVHRAHQREYGKYVEDIESSKITVQELEKSSEAAMNYKFYRAMKTYVENLVNCFNEKLKYINELEFAVHALLQQRATSVMKRRQDELKMESAYMQHLATGNDKPTDDGLESDEKMKLLKTCEHRRTCRRQLRERSQKAAHHEGMSSDDELAVTELTEFQKSKDNILEESRKIFEDVHADFCDIRKILLKFQEWKEKFPDSYCDAYISFCLPKLLNPLVRVELMNWSPLEQNSADLEEMPWFKAVEEFSGARKSPESKRDDDPDGEVLPRVIEKTILPKITVFVKNVWDPLSTAQTENLVRLCNNVFEKQVLSKSECSRAKQDLINMVVLRMKRSVEEDVFIPLYPKSAVEDKSSPRSKFRDRRFWSAVKLLSNVLLWDGIVQEDTLRDLGLSKLLNRYLLLNLLNTPAGPDNVEKCKEVVACFPERWFQNLGSGSTLPELLNFCQHLLQCARTLHRNNHSDETEEVILLLVKVKALRIAEEFIEEYKLEHLKSVIRK, from the exons ATGTTTCGCCGGCCCCCGCGCAACTTCCGCGGTCGGCAGCGCGCGGCCTCCAGTGGCGGCAGCAGCAGCGACGAAGAGCAGGGACGGGTCTCCGCCCCGCTGCCTGGCCCCGACCCCGGCAGGGAAGCGGAGTCCGAGGAGAGCGAGGGGAACCGCGGCGCCGCCTCCTCCTCTGCGGGGGCCGGAGCCGCTGCGGAGCGGCCGCTGCCCTCGGAGGAGCCGGCGCTGGGATCCAGGGCGCTGCTGAGCTTCGGgagcgaggaggaggagcgggACG GTGACGAggaactttttaaaatcaaaaagcCATCCTTCAATGAAGTAACGTTTAgaattcaaaggaagaaaagtccGCTGTCTGCAGAGAGAGAAGCTGATGAAAGCAAAA AAATAGCTCAGTTGGAGCCTGGGACTGGCAACACTAAAGGCGCTCAAGAGACGAAGGAAGAAAGTTATTCTTCACTAAGTGAAGACTACAACAGTGCAGACTCTGAAAATGAATCCAACCTGTCACAGAGGAGGAAGGATCTGTCACCAG GTTGTATCCCCAGTGCAGGCTGTATTGCAGCTGCTTGGAGGAAACGTCACCTAGCCAGGACCCAAGCTGATTATCTTCCCCTGGATGTTTCAAATGATCGTCAGCTTTCTCGGAGAAGAGAGAGCAGTGATTTAGAGAGTGAGGATGAGTCTGATATGAATAATCTCCGTTTTGTTCCTAAAATGAGAAGTCTTAGGCATAGGATGGCTGAACACATGG TGCCTGCGAGTGATGAATCAAGTGATGACgaagcagaaacaaagtgggaagaacagcaaataaagaaaGCTGTCAAACTCTCTCAG GAAACTTACAGGGATGCTTCCCTGTGTAAATCTCAAGCAGCTAAACCCACGTTTGATCCTTGTGTTTCCTTACCACCTGTGAGCTTGGAAACTGTAAAAAAGCGACTGACTGAAAG gatAGCGTCATTGCAGGATGTGCACCGTGCCCACCAGAGGGAGTATGGAAAATATGTGGAGGACATTGAAAGTTCAAAGATAACTGTCCAGGAATTGGAGAAGTCTTCAGAGGCTGCTATGAATTATAAGTTCTACAGAGCCATGAAAACATACGTAGAGAACTTGGTAAACTGTTTCAATGAAAAG ctgaaatacatAAATGAGCTGGAATTTGCTGTGCATGCTCTTCTTCAGCAACGAGCCACGTCAGTAATGAAACGAAGGCAAGATGAGCTCAAAATGGAATCTGCTTATATGCAGCATCTGGCAA CTGGGAATGACAAACCAACTGATGATGGATTGGAAAGTGATGAAAAGATGAAACTTCTGAAAACCTGTGAGCATCGAAG GACTTGCAGACGCCAGCTGAGAGAGCGCTCCCAGAAAGCTGCTCACCACGAAGGCATGTCGAGTGACGACGAGCTGGCTGTGACAGAGCTGACTGAGTTCCAGAAGAGCAAAG ATAACATTTTAGAAGAGAGTAGGAAAATCTTTGAAGATGtccatgcagatttttgtgaCATCAGAAAAATCCTGTTGAAATTCCAGGAGTGGAAAGAGAAGTTTCCTGACTCTTACTGTGATGCCTACATCAGTTTTTGCCTGCCTAAGCTTTTAAATCCATTGGTCAGAGTTGAGTTAATGAATTGGAGTCCTCTTGAG CAGAATTCTGCAGACTTGGAAGAGATGCCCTGGTTCAAGGCTGTGGAAGAATTCAGCGGTGCCAGAAAGTCACCTGAATCAAAAAGAGATGATGATCCTGATGGGGAAGTTTTGCCTAGAGTGATTGAAAAAACTATTCTGCCAAAAATTACAG tatttgtaaaGAACGTGTGGGATCCTTTATCGACTGCACAGACTGAGAACCTTGTACGGCTTTGCAATAATGTATttgagaaacaagtcctgtCCAAAAGTGAATGCAGTCGAGCAAAACAG gatttGATTAACATGGTTGTCCTAAGGATGAAGAGGTCTGTGGAGGAAGATGTCTTTATCCCTCTGTATCCTAAAAG CGCTGTGGAAGACAAATCATCGCCACGTTCAAAATTCCGAGACAGGCGGTTTTGGTCAGCTGTTAAG CTGTTGTCCAATGTTCTCCTTTGGGATGGGATTGTACAAGAAGATACGCTCCGTGATCTGGGACTGAGCAAGCTGCTGAATCGTTACCTTCTTCTGAACCTCCTGAACACACCAGCAGGGCCGGATAATGTGGAGAAGTGTAAAGAG GTGGTTGCATGCTTCCCAGAAAGGTGGTTCCAGAATCTTGGAAGTGGGTCAACTCTCCCTGAGTTACTGAACTTCTGCCAGCATTTGCTGCAGTGCGCACGTACGCTTCACAGGAATAACCACAG TGATGAAACGGAAGAGGTTATTCTCCTGTTGGTAAAAGTCAAGGCCCTGCGTATTGCTGAAGAGTTCATTGAAGAGTACAAACTGGAACATCTTAAATCCGTGATCAGGAAGTAG
- the GCFC2 gene encoding GC-rich sequence DNA-binding factor 2 isoform X2, with product MFRRPPRNFRGRQRAASSGGSSSDEEQGRVSAPLPGPDPGREAESEESEGNRGAASSSAGAGAAAERPLPSEEPALGSRALLSFGSEEEERDGDEELFKIKKPSFNEVTFRIQRKKSPLSAEREADESKKIAQLEPGTGNTKGAQETKEESYSSLSEDYNSADSENESNLSQRRKDLSPGCIPSAGCIAAAWRKRHLARTQADYLPLDVSNDRQLSRRRESSDLESEDESDMNNLRFVPKMRSLRHRMAEHMVPASDESSDDEAETKWEEQQIKKAVKLSQETYRDASLCKSQAAKPTFDPCVSLPPVSLETVKKRLTERIASLQDVHRAHQREYGKYVEDIESSKITVQELEKSSEAAMNYKFYRAMKTYVENLVNCFNEKLKYINELEFAVHALLQQRATSVMKRRQDELKMESAYMQHLATGNDKPTDDGLESDEKMKLLKTCEHRRTCRRQLRERSQKAAHHEGMSSDDELAVTELTEFQKSKDNILEESRKIFEDVHADFCDIRKILLKFQEWKEKFPDSYCDAYISFCLPKLLNPLVRVELMNWSPLENSADLEEMPWFKAVEEFSGARKSPESKRDDDPDGEVLPRVIEKTILPKITVFVKNVWDPLSTAQTENLVRLCNNVFEKQVLSKSECSRAKQDLINMVVLRMKRSVEEDVFIPLYPKSAVEDKSSPRSKFRDRRFWSAVKLLSNVLLWDGIVQEDTLRDLGLSKLLNRYLLLNLLNTPAGPDNVEKCKEVVACFPERWFQNLGSGSTLPELLNFCQHLLQCARTLHRNNHSDETEEVILLLVKVKALRIAEEFIEEYKLEHLKSVIRK from the exons ATGTTTCGCCGGCCCCCGCGCAACTTCCGCGGTCGGCAGCGCGCGGCCTCCAGTGGCGGCAGCAGCAGCGACGAAGAGCAGGGACGGGTCTCCGCCCCGCTGCCTGGCCCCGACCCCGGCAGGGAAGCGGAGTCCGAGGAGAGCGAGGGGAACCGCGGCGCCGCCTCCTCCTCTGCGGGGGCCGGAGCCGCTGCGGAGCGGCCGCTGCCCTCGGAGGAGCCGGCGCTGGGATCCAGGGCGCTGCTGAGCTTCGGgagcgaggaggaggagcgggACG GTGACGAggaactttttaaaatcaaaaagcCATCCTTCAATGAAGTAACGTTTAgaattcaaaggaagaaaagtccGCTGTCTGCAGAGAGAGAAGCTGATGAAAGCAAAA AAATAGCTCAGTTGGAGCCTGGGACTGGCAACACTAAAGGCGCTCAAGAGACGAAGGAAGAAAGTTATTCTTCACTAAGTGAAGACTACAACAGTGCAGACTCTGAAAATGAATCCAACCTGTCACAGAGGAGGAAGGATCTGTCACCAG GTTGTATCCCCAGTGCAGGCTGTATTGCAGCTGCTTGGAGGAAACGTCACCTAGCCAGGACCCAAGCTGATTATCTTCCCCTGGATGTTTCAAATGATCGTCAGCTTTCTCGGAGAAGAGAGAGCAGTGATTTAGAGAGTGAGGATGAGTCTGATATGAATAATCTCCGTTTTGTTCCTAAAATGAGAAGTCTTAGGCATAGGATGGCTGAACACATGG TGCCTGCGAGTGATGAATCAAGTGATGACgaagcagaaacaaagtgggaagaacagcaaataaagaaaGCTGTCAAACTCTCTCAG GAAACTTACAGGGATGCTTCCCTGTGTAAATCTCAAGCAGCTAAACCCACGTTTGATCCTTGTGTTTCCTTACCACCTGTGAGCTTGGAAACTGTAAAAAAGCGACTGACTGAAAG gatAGCGTCATTGCAGGATGTGCACCGTGCCCACCAGAGGGAGTATGGAAAATATGTGGAGGACATTGAAAGTTCAAAGATAACTGTCCAGGAATTGGAGAAGTCTTCAGAGGCTGCTATGAATTATAAGTTCTACAGAGCCATGAAAACATACGTAGAGAACTTGGTAAACTGTTTCAATGAAAAG ctgaaatacatAAATGAGCTGGAATTTGCTGTGCATGCTCTTCTTCAGCAACGAGCCACGTCAGTAATGAAACGAAGGCAAGATGAGCTCAAAATGGAATCTGCTTATATGCAGCATCTGGCAA CTGGGAATGACAAACCAACTGATGATGGATTGGAAAGTGATGAAAAGATGAAACTTCTGAAAACCTGTGAGCATCGAAG GACTTGCAGACGCCAGCTGAGAGAGCGCTCCCAGAAAGCTGCTCACCACGAAGGCATGTCGAGTGACGACGAGCTGGCTGTGACAGAGCTGACTGAGTTCCAGAAGAGCAAAG ATAACATTTTAGAAGAGAGTAGGAAAATCTTTGAAGATGtccatgcagatttttgtgaCATCAGAAAAATCCTGTTGAAATTCCAGGAGTGGAAAGAGAAGTTTCCTGACTCTTACTGTGATGCCTACATCAGTTTTTGCCTGCCTAAGCTTTTAAATCCATTGGTCAGAGTTGAGTTAATGAATTGGAGTCCTCTTGAG AATTCTGCAGACTTGGAAGAGATGCCCTGGTTCAAGGCTGTGGAAGAATTCAGCGGTGCCAGAAAGTCACCTGAATCAAAAAGAGATGATGATCCTGATGGGGAAGTTTTGCCTAGAGTGATTGAAAAAACTATTCTGCCAAAAATTACAG tatttgtaaaGAACGTGTGGGATCCTTTATCGACTGCACAGACTGAGAACCTTGTACGGCTTTGCAATAATGTATttgagaaacaagtcctgtCCAAAAGTGAATGCAGTCGAGCAAAACAG gatttGATTAACATGGTTGTCCTAAGGATGAAGAGGTCTGTGGAGGAAGATGTCTTTATCCCTCTGTATCCTAAAAG CGCTGTGGAAGACAAATCATCGCCACGTTCAAAATTCCGAGACAGGCGGTTTTGGTCAGCTGTTAAG CTGTTGTCCAATGTTCTCCTTTGGGATGGGATTGTACAAGAAGATACGCTCCGTGATCTGGGACTGAGCAAGCTGCTGAATCGTTACCTTCTTCTGAACCTCCTGAACACACCAGCAGGGCCGGATAATGTGGAGAAGTGTAAAGAG GTGGTTGCATGCTTCCCAGAAAGGTGGTTCCAGAATCTTGGAAGTGGGTCAACTCTCCCTGAGTTACTGAACTTCTGCCAGCATTTGCTGCAGTGCGCACGTACGCTTCACAGGAATAACCACAG TGATGAAACGGAAGAGGTTATTCTCCTGTTGGTAAAAGTCAAGGCCCTGCGTATTGCTGAAGAGTTCATTGAAGAGTACAAACTGGAACATCTTAAATCCGTGATCAGGAAGTAG